Sequence from the Streptomyces sp. NBC_00440 genome:
CACATCCCTGATCCTGCTGAGCAGCAGGTCCTGGATGCTCCGGGTGTCCGTCATCGGCGCTTCCCCTGGGTACGCCCGCGGCCCCGCGGGGCGGGAGCGCGCCGGCCGCCGGCCACGGCGCCGGCCGGGGCCGGGGCGCCGTCCTCCGGCTGGAGGGTGTCGTCGTCCTGGTCGGACGGTTCGCCCTTCGCCGCGGCGGCGGCCCGCTTGGCGAGCACCCGCTTCTTGAGGGCCTGCATCGCGGGGTCGCGTTCCTTGAGGTCGGCGACGAGCGGGGTGGCGATGAAGATCGAGGAGTACGCACCGGCCGCGAGGCCCACGAACAGCGCGAGCGAGATGTCGTTCAGCATTCCGGCGCCGAGGAAACCGCCGCCGATGAAGAGCAGGCCCGCCACCGGGAGCAGCGCGACGACCGTGGTGTTGATGGAACGCACCAGGGTGCCGTTGAGGCTGCGGTTGGCGATCTCGCTGTAGGTGAAGCGGGTCTGCTTCTTGAGATCCTTCGACGCCTCCTTGAGACCGTCGAAGACGACCACGGTGTCGTAGAGGGAGTAACCGAGGATGGTCAGCAGACCGATCACCGTGCCCTCGGTGACCTCGAAGCCGACGAGCGCGTAGATCCCGACCGTGATCGTGAGGTCGTGGATCAGGGCGACGAGGGCGGCGAGGGCCATCCGCCACTCGAAGGCGATGGCCAGATAGACCACCACCAGGATCATGAAGATCGCCAGGCCCTCCCAGGCCTTGTTGGCGATCGTCGCTCCCCAGCTGGGACCGACCACGTCGGCGGCGATCTTGTCGATCGGGAGCTTCAGGTCCTTGGCGAGCGTGCCGTGGATCTTGTCGGCCGTGTCGGTGTCGATCCCGGAGACCTGGATCCGCATCCCGCCGTTGCCGAGCTTCTGGACGGACGCGTCATGTCCGGAGAGCTGCTCCGCCACGTCCTGGGCGCGCGTCACCGAGACGCTGCTGCTCTGGGTGGTGGTGAAGACCGCACCGCCCTGGAACTCGATGCCCAGGTTCAGACCGCGCACCGCCAGGCCGACGATGGCCGTGATGGTGATCAGGATCGAGATGCCGTACCAGATCTTGCGCTTGGCCACGAAGTCGTAGCCGACCTCGCCGCGGTACAGCCGGGCGCCCATGCTGCCGAGTCGCGACATCTCACGCCTCCTTCGGGTCGGTGGGGGCGGAGGAGGCGGCACGGCGCGAACGGCGGAGCGGAGGTTTGGCGCCGAGCCGCTTCGGGTCGAGTCCGGACCACGGGTGGCCGCTGTAGAAGAACTTCTTGCGGGCCAGCAGCGTCATCACCGGCTTGGTGAAGAGGAAGACCACGACGACGTCGAGCAGCGTGGTCAGGCCCAGCGTGAACGCGAAGCCCTGCACCTTGCCGACCGTCACGATGTACAGCACCGCGGCGGCGAGGAAGGACACGAAGTCCGAGACCAGGATGGTGCGCCGGGCGCGCGGCCAGGCGCGCTCGACGGCGGGCCGCAGCGTGCGGCCCTCGCGGATCTCGTCACGGATGCGTTCGAAGTAGACGATGAACGAGTCCGCGGTGATGCCGATCGCAACGATCGCACCACACACCGCGGGCAGGTTGAGTGCGAAGCCGATGCCCTTGCCGAGCAGCGACATCAGTGAGTACGTGAGGATCGCGGAGACCAGGAGGCTGAGGATCGCGATGAACGACAGGCCGCGGTAGTAGGCCACCAGGTAGATGATGACCAGCGCGAGGCCGATCGCACCGGCGATGATGCCCGCCTGGAGCTGCTCGCCGCCGAGCGCCGCGGTCACGGTGGTGACCGTCTCCTCCTTGAAGGAGAGCGGGAGCGCACCGTAGGACAGCACGTTGCCGAGGTCCTCGGCCGACTGCTGGGTGAAGCTGCCGGAGATCTGGGCGCTGCCGCTGAGCGTCTGGCTCACGCTGGGGGCCGAGACGACGGCGCCGTCCAGCGCGATGGCGAACTGGTTCTGCGGGGACTGCTGCTTCGAGAGCTTGCTGGTGATCGCCTGGAACTTCTTCGAGCCCTTGCTCGTGAAGTCCATCTGGACGATCCACTGACCCTGCTGCTGGTCGATGACGGCCTTGGCGCCGGAGACGTCGGTGCCGTCCACGGCTGCGGCGTCGAGGATGTACTTCGCGTCACCGGACTGGCTGCACGCCACGGTCGGGTCGCTGGGCTTGACGTTGTCGCCGCCGGCCTTGGCACGGCCGGCCTTGGTGGAGCAGTCGAGCGCGGCGAACTTCTTCTCCAGCTTGGCGGCGGCCGCGCTATCGGCGGTCGACGGGGTGGGGCTGGACTGGGGAGGCGTCGACGGGTTGGGCGTGGGACCGGCCTTCAGCGCGTCGGTCACCGCACGGCCCTGGGGGGACGAGGTCGACTTCTTCGACGACGAGGACGACTTGTCGGTGGCCTTGGACTTCGACGAGGCGCTCGGGGAGGGCGTGGTGGAGGGCTTGCCGGCGGGCGTGGGCTTGCCCGCAGCGACCGTCACCACAGGGCGGAAGTACAGCTGGGCGGTGGTACCGACCTGCTGCCTGGCCTGCTTCTCGTTCGTCCCCTTGGGGATGTTGACGAGGATCTGGTCCTTGCCCTGCGTCTGGACCTCGGCCTCGGAGACCCCGAGTCCATTGACACGGCGCTCGATGATGCTGACCGCGGTGTCCATGTTCTTCTGGTTGATCGCGTTGGGCTTGCCCGGCTGGGGCTTGGCCTGGAGCGTGATGCTCGTACCGCCCGCGAGGTCGATGCCGAGACGTGGCGTGACCTGCTTCGCCCAGAACATCCCGCCGACGAGCGCAACCATGGCGATCAGGATCAGGGCCAGGGACCGCCCGGGCTTGCCCTGGGCTCCCGTCTGCCTTCGGCCCTTGTTCGGTGCTGCCACCTTGTCGATTCTCCCTGTCCTACCGCCCGCGCCGGGTATGCGCTGTGAGCGGCCACGAAGTGATGTGGGGGACCTGCTCCGCTGTAGCAGTGCACGGTCTCGGGGACCGCCGGTGCTGCCATCGGGCAGCACCGGCGGTCCCCGGATGTACTACTTCGCTTCGCCCTCGCCGTCGTTCTTCTTCTCGGCCTTGTCCGCCTTGTCGGCCTTGTCCTCGGAGGTGGCCTCGGCCTGGTCGGCGTCCTCGGCTTCGTCGGAGGCGGCGTCATCGTCGGCGGACGGCGTCTCGTGCTTGCCGAGGTCGACCTTGGCGTCGTCGAGCTCGGTCAGCGAGGAGGCGTCGTCGGGGACGATCGCGGTCTCGCCGTGGACGATGCGGTTGTACTCCGCGTCGTCCAGGACCGCGCCGATCGCGTTCTTGCCGTAGACGGCGTGGACGCCGGGCGCGATCTCCAGGAGAACCGAGTCCTCGTTGATCTCCTTGACGGTGGCGTACATGCCCCCGATCGTCCGGACGCCGGTGCCGGGCTGCATCTCATTGCGCATCGTTGCAGCCGCCTGCTGCTTCCGCTTGGCGGACCGGGTCATCAGGAACATGGCCCCGATGAGCACGATGAAGGGGAGGAGGGTCACGAGACTCACGGGAGGGAACTTCCTTCGCACGACCGCGCTGGATCGCGGCCTGATCTTCGGGGGCGGGGCATGCCGTCCGGGAAGGGCGGCATCGGCGGAGTCTAGGCGAGTCCGCATCAATGGAACAACGCCCAGCATGGCACCGGGGTTCCGCAGCGTGCACCCCCGAGCCTTCTCACGCCCCGAACAGACCCGCTTGTCCCTTTCCCGCGGCGCCTCCCGCGCCACCCTGCGGGGGTACGAGTCCCAGGTGCGCCCAGGCGGCCGGTGTGGCCACCCGGCCGCGCGGGGTCCGGGCCAGCAGCCCCTCGCGGACCAGGAACGGCTCGGCGACCTCCTCGACCGTCTCGCGCTCCTCCCCCACGGCGACGGCGAGTGTGGAGAGTCCCACGGGTCCGCCCCCGAAGAGCTTGAGCAGGGCCTGGAGCACCGCACGGTCCAGCCGGTCGAGTCCGCGGGCGTCAACCTCGTACACCGCGAGCGCCGTACGGGCGATCTCCCGGGTGATCACTCCGTCGGCCTCCACCTGGGCGTAGTCGCGGACCCGGCGCAGCAGCCGGTTGGCGATCCGGGGGGTGCCGCGGGAGCGTCCGGCGATCTCCCCTGCGCCGTCCTCGCCGATCTCGACGTCGAGCAGCCGGGCCGAGCGGTGGATGACACGCTCCAGCTCGGCCGGTTCGTAGAACTCCATGTGCCCGGTGAAGCCGAAGCGGTCGCGCAGCGGCGGCGGCAGCAGGCCCGCCCTGGTGGTGGCGCCGACCAGGGTGAAGGGCGGCAGCTCCAGCGGGATGGCGGTGGCGCCTGGCCCCTTGCCGACGATGACGTCGACCCGGAAGTCCTCCATCGCCATGTAGAGCATTTCCTCGGCGGGCCTGGACATCCGGTGGATCTCGTCCAGGAAGAGGACCTCGCCCTCCTGGAGGGACGAGAGGATCGCAGCCAGATCCCCGGCGTGCTGGATCGCGGGGCCGGACGTGATCCGGATGGGAGCGCCCATCTCGGCCGCGATGATCATCGAAAGAGTGGTCTTGCCGAGGCCCGGGGCGCCGGAGAGCAGCACATGGTCGGCGGTGGCGCCGCGCTGCCTGGCCGCCCGCAGGACCAGGTCGAGCTGGAGTCTGACCTTCTCCTGGCCCACGAACTCGTCCAGGTCCTTGGGGCGCAGTGCGGCTTCGACAGCCTGGTCCTCACCGTCGGCGTCGGCTCCCACCAGGCGCTCTTCGGTGTCGGGGACGGTGTCGTCCCACTCGTTCTGAGGAGGCAGCATGCGGGTCTCTCGATCAGCGGGCGCGGTTGAGGGTCTGCAGGGCGGCCTTGAGGAGCGCGCCGACGTTGGGCTCGGCGGCGGCCTCGGCCTGGGGAGTGACAGCGGCGACGGCCTCCTCCGCGTCACGCGGCGCGTACCCGAGGCCGACCAGCGCGGAGTGCAGCTGCTCGCTCCACGGCGCGGGTCCGGATGCGGTGCGCTGCGCTGCGAGGTGCGCGCCGCCGGTGCCGAGCGGGGCTCCGAGCCGGTCCTTGAGCTCCAGGAGGAGCTTCTGGGCGCCCTTCTTGCCGATGCCCGGTACCGCGGTGAGCGATTTCTCGTCACCGGTGGAGACGGCGAGCCGCAGGGCGTCCGGCGAGTGCACGGCGAGCATGGCCTGGGCGAGCCGGGGGCCGACGCCGCTCGCGGTCTGGAGGAGTTCGAAGGTCTGGCGTTCGTCGTCGTCGGCGAAGCCGTAGAGCGTGAGGGAGTCCTCCCGCACCACGAGGGAGGTGGCGAGCTTGGCCTGCTGGCCGATGCGCAGGGCGGACAGCGTGTTGGGTGCGCACTGGACCGACATGCCGATCCCGCCGACCTCGATGACGGCGGTGGTCGGGGCCAGGGCGGCCACCGGTCCGGAGACGAAGGCGATCATGCGGTACGGCCTTTCAGGGTGCGGTGGGCGGCGACGGCCTGCTGGAGCCTGTTCTGGGCGGGGGCCCGCCAGATGTGGCAGATGGCGAGCGCCAGGGCGTCGGCGGCGTCGGCCGGTTTCGGAGGCGCGTCGAGCCGGAGCAGCCGGGTCACCATCGCCCCGACCTGGGCCTTGTCGGCTCTGCCGCTGCCGGAGACGGCGGCCTTGACCTCGCTGGGGGTGTGCAGGGCTACGGGGATGCCGCGGCGTGAGGCACAGAGCATCGCGACCGCGCTGGCCTGTGCGGTGCCCATCACCGTACTGACGTTGTGCTGGCTGAACACCCGCTCCACGGCGACGACTTCGGGCCGGTGCTCGTCCAGCCACGCCTCGATGCCGCGCTCGATGGCGACCAGC
This genomic interval carries:
- the secD gene encoding protein translocase subunit SecD; the encoded protein is MAAPNKGRRQTGAQGKPGRSLALILIAMVALVGGMFWAKQVTPRLGIDLAGGTSITLQAKPQPGKPNAINQKNMDTAVSIIERRVNGLGVSEAEVQTQGKDQILVNIPKGTNEKQARQQVGTTAQLYFRPVVTVAAGKPTPAGKPSTTPSPSASSKSKATDKSSSSSKKSTSSPQGRAVTDALKAGPTPNPSTPPQSSPTPSTADSAAAAKLEKKFAALDCSTKAGRAKAGGDNVKPSDPTVACSQSGDAKYILDAAAVDGTDVSGAKAVIDQQQGQWIVQMDFTSKGSKKFQAITSKLSKQQSPQNQFAIALDGAVVSAPSVSQTLSGSAQISGSFTQQSAEDLGNVLSYGALPLSFKEETVTTVTAALGGEQLQAGIIAGAIGLALVIIYLVAYYRGLSFIAILSLLVSAILTYSLMSLLGKGIGFALNLPAVCGAIVAIGITADSFIVYFERIRDEIREGRTLRPAVERAWPRARRTILVSDFVSFLAAAVLYIVTVGKVQGFAFTLGLTTLLDVVVVFLFTKPVMTLLARKKFFYSGHPWSGLDPKRLGAKPPLRRSRRAASSAPTDPKEA
- the ruvA gene encoding Holliday junction branch migration protein RuvA, whose product is MIAFVSGPVAALAPTTAVIEVGGIGMSVQCAPNTLSALRIGQQAKLATSLVVREDSLTLYGFADDDERQTFELLQTASGVGPRLAQAMLAVHSPDALRLAVSTGDEKSLTAVPGIGKKGAQKLLLELKDRLGAPLGTGGAHLAAQRTASGPAPWSEQLHSALVGLGYAPRDAEEAVAAVTPQAEAAAEPNVGALLKAALQTLNRAR
- the yajC gene encoding preprotein translocase subunit YajC, which encodes MSLVTLLPFIVLIGAMFLMTRSAKRKQQAAATMRNEMQPGTGVRTIGGMYATVKEINEDSVLLEIAPGVHAVYGKNAIGAVLDDAEYNRIVHGETAIVPDDASSLTELDDAKVDLGKHETPSADDDAASDEAEDADQAEATSEDKADKADKAEKKNDGEGEAK
- the ruvC gene encoding crossover junction endodeoxyribonuclease RuvC is translated as MRVLGVDPGLTRCGVGVVEGVAGRPLTMLGVGVVRTPADAELGQRLVAIERGIEAWLDEHRPEVVAVERVFSQHNVSTVMGTAQASAVAMLCASRRGIPVALHTPSEVKAAVSGSGRADKAQVGAMVTRLLRLDAPPKPADAADALALAICHIWRAPAQNRLQQAVAAHRTLKGRTA
- the secF gene encoding protein translocase subunit SecF; protein product: MSRLGSMGARLYRGEVGYDFVAKRKIWYGISILITITAIVGLAVRGLNLGIEFQGGAVFTTTQSSSVSVTRAQDVAEQLSGHDASVQKLGNGGMRIQVSGIDTDTADKIHGTLAKDLKLPIDKIAADVVGPSWGATIANKAWEGLAIFMILVVVYLAIAFEWRMALAALVALIHDLTITVGIYALVGFEVTEGTVIGLLTILGYSLYDTVVVFDGLKEASKDLKKQTRFTYSEIANRSLNGTLVRSINTTVVALLPVAGLLFIGGGFLGAGMLNDISLALFVGLAAGAYSSIFIATPLVADLKERDPAMQALKKRVLAKRAAAAAKGEPSDQDDDTLQPEDGAPAPAGAVAGGRRAPAPRGRGRTQGKRR
- the ruvB gene encoding Holliday junction branch migration DNA helicase RuvB, whose product is MLPPQNEWDDTVPDTEERLVGADADGEDQAVEAALRPKDLDEFVGQEKVRLQLDLVLRAARQRGATADHVLLSGAPGLGKTTLSMIIAAEMGAPIRITSGPAIQHAGDLAAILSSLQEGEVLFLDEIHRMSRPAEEMLYMAMEDFRVDVIVGKGPGATAIPLELPPFTLVGATTRAGLLPPPLRDRFGFTGHMEFYEPAELERVIHRSARLLDVEIGEDGAGEIAGRSRGTPRIANRLLRRVRDYAQVEADGVITREIARTALAVYEVDARGLDRLDRAVLQALLKLFGGGPVGLSTLAVAVGEERETVEEVAEPFLVREGLLARTPRGRVATPAAWAHLGLVPPQGGAGGAAGKGQAGLFGA